In Candidatus Nanosynbacter lyticus, one genomic interval encodes:
- a CDS encoding magnesium transporter CorA family protein — protein sequence MLQYLRSSSNDSVISTQEKLRTGSWVRCERPSDEEVAQLLTLGLDEDLISDALDPHEVPRIEFDNDWTYLIARLPDTDDDFNDFTTPILFCLNKDYLVTLSRDSLGRLWQPFIDKTRIRTDRQIELLVTMVEAISTQYQRRVATINRQMRAATDNIHTLRVNDIATLAEYERKLNDYLDALIPMNWAIERLLATQKLRLKEDDKEDVEDISIDLEQVIARCKSLLRTITNVRDSYRAVMDTRLNETIRLLTVITVALTIPMMIAGLYGMNVPVPGADNPVMFWIIAAISMALAVVVGYYFLRRR from the coding sequence ATGTTACAGTATCTTCGCTCGTCAAGTAACGACTCGGTGATTAGTACGCAAGAAAAATTGCGTACAGGTTCTTGGGTGCGCTGTGAGCGTCCGAGCGATGAGGAGGTGGCTCAGCTATTGACGTTAGGTCTGGACGAGGATTTAATTAGTGATGCGCTTGATCCACACGAGGTGCCGCGTATTGAATTTGATAATGACTGGACGTATCTAATTGCCCGTCTACCAGATACAGATGATGATTTTAATGATTTTACCACGCCAATATTATTTTGTCTGAATAAAGATTATCTTGTGACATTATCGCGGGATAGCTTGGGGCGTTTATGGCAGCCATTTATTGATAAGACGCGAATTAGAACTGATCGGCAAATTGAACTTCTGGTTACTATGGTTGAAGCAATTTCAACTCAATACCAGAGGCGGGTGGCAACGATTAACCGTCAAATGCGTGCTGCTACGGATAATATTCATACATTGAGAGTTAATGATATTGCGACGTTGGCTGAATATGAACGCAAATTGAACGATTATTTAGACGCTCTCATTCCGATGAACTGGGCAATCGAGCGCCTTTTAGCAACCCAAAAACTGCGTCTGAAGGAAGATGATAAGGAAGATGTTGAAGATATTTCGATTGATTTAGAGCAGGTAATTGCGCGATGTAAAAGTTTATTGAGGACTATTACAAATGTTCGCGATAGCTACCGAGCAGTGATGGACACGCGACTTAATGAGACGATTCGTCTTCTAACGGTAATTACGGTAGCTTTGACTATCCCGATGATGATTGCTGGCTTATACGGCATGAACGTGCCAGTTCCAGGAGCTGATAATCCAGTGATGTTTTGGATTATTGCCGCAATTAGTATGGCTCTGGCTGTTGTTGTGGGATATTATTTCTTAAGGCGTAGGTAG
- a CDS encoding DsbA family protein: MNKKSWIIFSIIVIAIVGGMIYISTQNRLNVSDITNDQLNTAIAAESRNGNIADHEIGSKNAKVTIVEYADYQCPGCSAAAPKTEEIAKKYKDNVRLIFRNFPIAGSHPNARAAAAVAEAAGLQGKFWEMNSLLYSSQDAWKNASATERDTIFRSYAEKLNLNIDQYKIDVASSKVKNKIDFDMALGRKHGVAATPTFYVNGKNTEMDSSGSIESSVKEALKKAGVEIKD, encoded by the coding sequence ATGAACAAGAAAAGCTGGATAATTTTCTCAATTATTGTAATAGCAATTGTTGGCGGAATGATTTATATTTCAACACAAAATCGACTCAATGTGAGCGATATCACAAACGATCAGTTGAACACAGCAATAGCCGCAGAGTCCCGAAACGGCAACATTGCCGACCATGAAATTGGCAGTAAGAACGCTAAGGTGACTATTGTTGAGTACGCGGACTATCAATGTCCTGGCTGTAGCGCTGCTGCACCAAAAACTGAAGAAATTGCAAAAAAATACAAGGATAATGTAAGGCTTATCTTCCGCAATTTCCCAATTGCTGGCTCACACCCAAATGCACGCGCTGCCGCAGCCGTCGCTGAAGCCGCTGGACTGCAAGGAAAATTCTGGGAGATGAATAGTCTCTTATACTCTAGCCAGGACGCCTGGAAGAATGCCAGTGCCACAGAGCGCGACACGATATTTAGGTCATATGCAGAAAAACTAAACCTCAACATTGATCAGTATAAAATCGATGTTGCCAGTAGCAAGGTTAAGAATAAGATTGACTTTGATATGGCGTTGGGACGCAAACATGGTGTTGCCGCCACTCCAACCTTCTATGTCAATGGAAAAAACACTGAAATGGATAGCTCGGGCTCAATTGAATCATCAGTAAAAGAAGCGCTTAAAAAGGCTGGCGTAGAAATAAAAGATTAA
- a CDS encoding CorA family divalent cation transporter has protein sequence MVVGYFERRSLTEKLTQVNRMHKNGWIHLGGSFDAVRVSKALSLSTNVVRDVLDIHELPRAEFSDGVEYVFTRMPFGRTDSGKTVPFLIAISGGHYITISPYAKFSPLEISDYLFSTTERPAGIFAANLAYIIAQYEQRVHLLTEKIADARRRLSRREVENADFIKFVAIEDTLNEYQSSLEGISHVIAQLMENRRHLFKTRDLEALADIDLHIKQILVAISSSAHTISSIQNAYSTVANNTLNQRMKVLTAITILLAIPNVFYGMYGMNIALPFQGEPWAYPVITSFTALLILLVMVIAKRIRLF, from the coding sequence ATGGTGGTGGGTTATTTTGAGCGCAGATCACTGACCGAGAAGCTGACGCAAGTTAATCGAATGCATAAAAATGGCTGGATTCACTTGGGCGGTAGTTTTGATGCTGTTCGTGTATCTAAGGCTTTATCGCTGTCTACGAATGTAGTGCGTGATGTGCTTGATATTCATGAACTTCCTCGAGCAGAATTCTCTGATGGTGTTGAATATGTCTTTACGCGCATGCCGTTTGGGAGAACTGATTCTGGCAAAACGGTGCCATTTTTAATTGCGATTTCGGGCGGTCATTATATTACAATATCGCCGTATGCTAAATTCTCGCCTCTAGAAATTAGTGATTATTTATTTAGCACCACTGAGCGGCCAGCGGGAATTTTTGCTGCAAATCTAGCATATATTATTGCTCAATACGAACAACGTGTGCATTTGTTAACGGAGAAGATTGCTGATGCTCGGCGGCGTCTAAGTCGTCGCGAGGTGGAGAATGCTGATTTTATTAAATTTGTAGCAATTGAAGATACACTTAATGAGTATCAAAGCAGCCTGGAGGGAATATCTCATGTTATTGCGCAACTGATGGAGAATCGCCGTCATTTGTTTAAAACACGAGATTTAGAAGCGCTGGCGGATATTGATTTACATATCAAGCAGATTTTAGTAGCAATTAGCTCCAGTGCACACACCATATCAAGTATTCAAAATGCCTATTCGACCGTGGCTAATAATACTTTGAATCAGCGGATGAAAGTTTTAACAGCTATTACTATTTTGCTGGCAATTCCGAATGTCTTTTATGGTATGTATGGAATGAATATTGCCTTGCCGTTTCAGGGGGAGCCTTGGGCATATCCAGTAATTACCAGTTTTACAGCGTTGTTGATTTTACTTGTTATGGTTATTGCCAAGCGAATTCGCTTATTCTAA
- a CDS encoding restriction endonuclease, with amino-acid sequence MDSYTVGTVVIFCSITWIIASPLVIFHYRKLYLTASRELEELSQKKTTAADAQSIKKPISENVQLDKKPTADDMSNSATSPSDHELLTKIRSMSPYNFEKYIAQLFEHFGYSAATTPYKRDGGIDIVLYKNGVQSYVQCKKYIEKIVKVSEMRDFYGAVVDHLHGGEAFFVTTNIFSSDARKFVKYSTNGNRIRLIDNTGLLTIIRALEDKGVVIPIPDVSDISQKIKPCPRCRGGHLVIRHSKKDRSPFYGCSNYPECHYMQKIDS; translated from the coding sequence ATGGATAGCTATACGGTGGGCACTGTAGTCATCTTTTGTTCAATTACGTGGATTATCGCCAGTCCCCTTGTGATTTTTCATTATAGAAAATTATATCTCACAGCCTCTCGTGAGCTAGAAGAGTTAAGTCAGAAAAAGACAACCGCAGCAGACGCACAGTCAATCAAGAAACCTATCTCGGAAAATGTACAGCTAGACAAGAAGCCCACTGCAGATGACATGTCTAATTCAGCCACATCGCCCAGCGACCATGAACTGCTCACCAAAATTCGCTCCATGTCACCGTATAATTTCGAAAAATACATCGCTCAATTATTTGAACATTTTGGCTATTCGGCTGCAACCACTCCGTATAAACGTGACGGTGGCATTGATATTGTATTATACAAAAACGGCGTCCAGAGTTATGTCCAATGTAAAAAATATATCGAAAAAATTGTTAAAGTATCCGAAATGCGTGATTTTTATGGTGCGGTTGTTGATCATTTACATGGAGGTGAGGCATTCTTTGTCACTACAAACATCTTCTCCTCAGATGCACGAAAATTTGTGAAATATTCTACCAATGGCAACAGAATACGACTTATTGATAACACGGGACTACTTACCATCATCCGCGCCCTTGAAGATAAAGGTGTCGTAATACCAATTCCTGATGTATCAGACATATCTCAAAAAATTAAACCATGCCCACGCTGTCGCGGCGGTCATCTGGTGATAAGACATAGCAAAAAAGATCGTTCGCCATTTTACGGATGCTCCAATTACCCTGAATGCCATTACATGCAAAAAATAGACTCTTAG
- a CDS encoding CBS domain-containing protein — protein sequence MMIMLIIGYLAVLAALLIVLGIRPNAPSHSQFELQRRSKKGDKKADIYLRQQKFLYDIISLQRVLASLLLVILTVISVNLFHWTIGLISSMIIALEIGAVARIRLWQKYSQQLYEKYEEQILTIIERHQLLFSLIRSVSPTVNDSRVVESKDELLEIVARSSRVFSANEKKLINSGLKFNDMIVESVMTPRSMIEAVSVDEFLGPLVLDDLHKKGHSRFPVIQGDIDHIVGMLRIQDLLTIDCKSKSYRAEKVMSRDIYYIDKDQTLSYALAAFLKTQHHLFIVINEIRETVGLLSLGDVMEELLGRKIDNEFDSDEELRKVIEHKNRNTDDLKS from the coding sequence ATGATGATAATGCTAATTATTGGATATTTAGCTGTTTTAGCGGCGTTGTTGATTGTGCTGGGAATCCGACCAAATGCGCCGTCGCATAGTCAATTTGAATTGCAACGTCGAAGTAAAAAGGGTGATAAAAAGGCCGATATTTATTTGCGCCAGCAAAAATTCTTATACGATATAATTTCTTTGCAACGAGTACTGGCGTCTTTACTGCTGGTTATTTTAACAGTTATTAGTGTCAATTTATTTCACTGGACAATTGGACTCATATCATCAATGATAATTGCTCTTGAAATCGGTGCAGTGGCGCGGATCCGTTTGTGGCAAAAATATTCACAGCAGTTATATGAAAAATATGAAGAGCAAATCTTAACGATTATTGAACGTCATCAATTATTGTTTTCGCTAATTCGTTCGGTTTCGCCAACGGTAAATGATAGTCGTGTAGTTGAATCGAAGGATGAGCTATTGGAGATAGTTGCTCGGTCGAGTAGAGTTTTCTCTGCTAACGAAAAGAAGCTAATTAATAGTGGGCTAAAATTTAACGATATGATAGTTGAGAGTGTGATGACGCCACGAAGTATGATCGAGGCGGTGTCGGTGGATGAGTTTCTTGGGCCATTAGTCTTAGACGATCTTCATAAAAAAGGCCATAGCCGGTTTCCGGTTATCCAAGGTGATATTGATCATATAGTTGGCATGTTAAGGATTCAAGATTTGTTAACCATTGACTGCAAGTCAAAATCTTATCGTGCAGAAAAAGTTATGAGTAGAGATATTTACTATATAGATAAAGATCAGACTCTATCGTACGCTTTGGCTGCATTCTTAAAAACTCAGCATCATCTTTTTATTGTTATTAATGAGATCCGAGAAACGGTGGGTTTACTGAGTCTGGGCGATGTTATGGAGGAGTTGCTGGGTCGTAAGATAGATAATGAATTTGACTCTGATGAAGAACTCCGTAAGGTTATTGAGCATAAAAATCGCAACACTGACGACTTAAAGAGCTAA